CACCTTGCCGCTCTTGGTGTGCGGCAGCAGCGCCAACGCGTTGGTGAGGAACATCTGGACCTGTCCGCTCAGCAGGGCCACGGTACCCGGGCCGCTGCCCTTGTACGGCACGTGGACGACGTCGATGCCCGCCTCGCGCTTGAGCAGTTCCGTCGCCAGGTGCTGAATGCCCCCGATGCCGCCGGAAGCGTAGCTGAGCTTGCCCGGATGCGCCTTGGCGTGCGCCACGAACTCGCGCACGCTGCGCGCCGGAATCGAAGGATGCAGGCCCAGCATACTCGTCCCGTTCGCCATGAGGCTCACCGGCGCGAAATCCTTCACCGGATCGAAGCTCACCTTGCGTGCGAGATGGGCCGACATCATGTGTCCGACGTTGAAGACGATCACCGTATAGCCGTCGGGCGCCGACTTGGCCAGCATCTCCATCGCGATGAGGCCCGTGGCGCCGATCCGGTTGTCGACCACGACCGGCTGCCCCCACGCTTCGTTGAGCTTCTGGGCGACGAGCCGCGCCATGAAATCCGTGCCGCCGCCGGGCGCGACGCCGACGAGGAACCGGATCGGCTTGGTCGGGTAGTCTTGAGCGAGCGCCGCGCCCGCGGTGCCGAGCGCGAGTGCGGACAGCAAGACGGTGCCGCGCGAGCGCCAGCGACTTCGATAGTTGTTCAACGTCACGAGTCTCCTCCTCCATCGTGATCCATGGATCATTCGCAAGAACGGATGACGGCCCATTTTGCGCTCGCTGCCCGTGGCACGCAAAGGCTACGAATGTACCCGTTCGAAACCCGTGAACGCGGGAGCCCAGGCGAGAGCACGTTGCGCATTCCCGCTCCTATCGAGCTTTCGGCAAACGTCGCCGTTACGTCATGCCGCCGTGGCCGGCGTAGCTGCGCTGACAGGACAGGATGCCATCCTCAAATAACAACGGGTCAGAAATTTCGGGGGCAGGTCAATTCCCTGCTGCCGCCGATCGCCGATCCCGTGCAGGGTGCCCTGCCGATTATCATGGACAGCGGCATCCGTCGCGGCATGGACGTGGACGGCCGTGGCGCTTGGGCCGATCGGTCGCCATCAGGCGGCCCAAGTGGGCTGACGGTGGGCCGACCGGGCGGAATTCAGGGCGTAATCGAATACTTCAATCGGGAGATGGCGAACACGGTACTTCACGTGGGTGCAAACAGCATCTCGGCGCTCAACCGCACTCAGGTCCGGCCCCTCGCGGAGCTAAAGCGCGCAACGGTGCGTCCTGATCTCGTCCGGCCTGCTTTGCACTCCGTCACCGCGTGCAGGTTCACTTAAAGTGGGATCCTGCTCGAGTCCATGGAGCGCGACTCGCTAGTTAGTCGAGACGTACGCCTGTTGCCTTCACCACCTTGGCCCACTTCGCTACTTCGGCGGCGAGGAAAGCCTCGAACGCCGTGGGCGATCCCGTCTGGACCTCCATGCCGACAGCGAGCAGCTTCGTTCGCACCTCGGGCAGCGTGAGCGTGCGCGTGATCTCACCGTTGAGCTTGCTGACGATCGCAGAAGGCGTCCCCGCCGGCGCCACAATCCCATACCAGTTGGTCGACACGTAGCCCGGAATGCCGGCTTCAGCGATCGCGGGAACCTGCGGCGCGGCCGGAGAACGTTTGACCCCGCTGACGCCGAGTGCGCGTACGCGCCCGGCTTGCACGTGCGGCAATGCAGCCGGAATGGTCGGCAGGCTTACCTGGATTTGACCGCCCAGGAGATCATTGATGGCAGGCGCCATGCCTTTGTAAGGAACGTGCGTGAGCGATGTCCCTGTCATCATCTTGAACAGCTCCACCGAAAGATGGCTGGGGACGCCGTTGCCCGCCGAACCATAGTTGAGCTGACCGGGATGGGCATGCGCGTACGCGATCAGCTCCTTCACCGATCGCACCGGCAGCGCGTCGTTCACGATCAGTAGCCCCGGTCCGGAGGTGAGCGGCGCGACCGCCGTGAAGTCGCGGAGCGGATCGAAGGGCACCTTTGCATACAGACTCGGCGCCGTCGCAAACCCCGACGAGATCATCACCAGCGTGTAGCCGTCGGGCTGCGCTTTAGCGGCCAGAGCCGTTCCGATGATCCCGCTCGCCCCAGCACGGTTGTCGATCACGAGCGACTGGCCCCAGACCTCGCTTAGACGCGGCCCGAGCAGGCGCGCCTGGATGTCACGAGGTCCACCGGGCGGGTACGGGATGATGAGACGAGTCGGCCGCGCCGGATAGTTCTGCGTCTGGGTCGGCGTAGCCGCGCAGGTGATATGGCTCATGCTCGCCAGCAAGCCAGCCGTGCTCACGAAAAGCACGCTCGCATTGGCAAGCGCCGCTCCCGCGGAAGCGAAGCGTCGGAACGCGCACATCGATGTGCCCATGATTACGCCTCGTGGCAGGCAAATCCGTCGTGCGCCGCCGCGAAGTGCAGCAGGTGTGTGGCGCAGGTCCGTGGGAACATGAGTTGGATCTTATGGAATTCGGACCTGAGGTGAATCAACGTGAGGCGGCGGATATGCGTGCGCAACATGGCTTGCTGCTCCTCGGTAGTGATGGGTCCGGCGGACGGATAAAGCCCTAAAACGGGCGCCTCGATGCGCGCAAGGTACGGCAACACACTCGCGGCGTGCATCACACGGCTCATCGCCCGCTGCACTTCCGGATCGTTGCGGGCGAATTCCTGCTCGTACCATTCAAGCAACTGCGGATCTGCGTCGGGCGGAAAGCGCGTGGTGCGATTCGTCGCGGCAACCCAGGCCTTCATGCCGATGGCCTTCTGCGCCTCGGATTCGGACCCATGGCCGAGCGCATACGTGTTTCTGGTATTTTCGTTCAGATGCACTGGCGTGGAAACCAGCGTCAGCGTTCGAATCTGGCTCGCATGAGTCCCAGCCAAAACCATGCCCAGGATGCCGCCCATCGATTCGCCACAGTAGTGAACCGATTCGGCTCCGAGATGATCGATGATCGCGACCAGATCCGAAATGCAATTCTCCAGGGTGAACTCGCGCTCTAGATCGAACCCGGCACTTGACTGGCCGAGTCCGCGCACGTCCGGACGCACGATCTTGAACCAGCGCGCAAGATAGGGCACCCAGCTGTACCAGAAGCGGCCACTGCGTCCGAAGCCGTGCTGAAGGAAAAGGTAAGGTGCGTTGCGCCAAGGATCGGTGAAGTCGTCCAGCGCGTAGTGGATGTCCGGCTGACCTGGGCGATGAACGAAGGGCATGAGGGCAATTCCTTGGGTTAAGGCCTTACGCGCTCGAGGCAAGCGCTTCGATAATGCCAGGCATCTAACAAGGTCATGGGCTGCGCGTCCTCGGAATATTTCGATCTTAAGCTATCCAATTGGCGATCGCCTTCTTCGTACACGCGTGAATCCTGCTTTGCGGCGAGCCGGCCCATGCGGTGGCGCCGAGGTGTGCTGTCCCGTGAATCCGGCTCATGAGTCCCATGACGAGCCGCTCCATGCGGCTCTGGAGCCAAGGCTTTTGGTGCATCGCGTTGCGCACGGCCCTGCTGCAGCGCGATGCCAGTCGCCTTGACGACCTCTTCCCACTTGACCATCTCGCTGCTGATAAAGGTCGCGAACTGTTCCGGTGTGCTGCCGGCGAGGTCGAGGCCTTGAGCGGTCAGCGTCGCGTTGACTTCCGCGGATTCGAGCGCTCTGCCAATCTCGCTGCTCAATCGATGCACGACGCGCTTTGGAGTTCCGGCGGGCGCGAGCACGCCGTACCAGGTGGTTGCTTCATACCCGGGAACACCGGACTCCGCGACCGTCGGCAGATCGGGCAGGCCCGGCGAGCGTGCGGCCGCTGTCACGGCGATTCCGCGCAGCCGGCCGGATCTTATGTGCGGCAGCGTCGAGAGCGCGGAGTTGAATCCGACAAACAAGCGCCCACCCAGCAAATCGTTCAATCCGGGTCCGGACCCCTTATATGGAACGGACACGAGCTTCACGCCGGCGAGCAGATTGAAGAGCTCGCCGGCGAGGTGCGAGATATTTCCGACGCCGGACACCGGGTAAAACAACTGTCCGGGCTTTGCCTTGGCGATCGCTATGAGGTCCCTTACCGACTTCACCGGCAGCGAAGGATGGACGACTACGATGAGCGGCGACGACGCAACGAGCGCAACGGGTGCAAAAGCACGCGCGGAGTCATACGGCAGCTTGGGGTACAGCGCTGCATTCAGTGCCAGCGAACTGCTGGTCATGATCAGCGAGTAACCATCGGGCGAGGACTTCGCGAGGTACTCCATACCGATGATCGTGTTCGCTCCGGGTCTGTTCTCCACCACGACGCCCTGGCCGAGGTTGCGGGCCATCGCTTGCGCGAGCGCGCGCGAGATCGTGTCGTTGCCGCCGCCGGCGGCGAACGGCGATATGAGACGGATCGGCTGTGAAGGAAAACTGTCCGTTGCGGCAGCGCCATTCGCCAACGCGATGGCGGCACTCAGCAGAACGACAAGCATTGTGCTCGTTCGAAACATCACGGCTCCCAACACGCGATTCCGTCGTGCTCGGCGACGAAGTGCAGAAGGTGCATCGCGCAAGCGGCAGGTTGCGTAAGATGAAGGTTGTGATATTCGGAGGGAAGATGGGCAAGGCGAAGATTGCGCACGTGCCTGCGAAGCAGATCCTCCTGGTCGGGCGTCGTGATCGGTCCCTTCGAGGGGTAGATCGTCAGCACCGGCGCCTCGATCCGTGGGAGATACGGCGTCGTGTCGATGGTCCGGGCCAGGCGCTGCACAGCCACCAGCGACTCGATGCGTGAACTGCCCTGCTGCTGCACGAACCACTTCATCAGCCCCGGGTCGGTGCCCGGGCCAAAGCGATCGCTGGTGTTCTTCGCTTCCGAGTAGCCGCGCGCCCCGAGCTTCACGAGCGCGTCTTCCCAGGACTCCTGCCCGAAGCGGTACCGCTCCTGGGAAGCCTGGTTGAGCTTCACCCGGGACGAGATGAGCGTGAGGGTGCGCACGCGCTTCGGCCGCTCTGCCGCGATCACCATGCCGAGAATTCCGCCGAGCGATTCGCCGCAGTAATGTACCGATTCGACGCCTACGGCATCGAGCACAGCCTCAAAGTCGCGAACCGCAGTTTCAATCGTAAACTCGTCCGGCGGGTCGGTGCTGGGAGCTGACTGACCGAATCCGCGCAAGTCGGGGCGGATGACCCTGTAAAAGCGCGCCAGGTAGGGCACGCATCGATACCAGAACTTCGACGAGCGCCCGAATCCATGCTGGAGCAGGATGTAAGGCGCATTCGCCCACGGGTCCGTGTAGTCGTCGATCTCGTAATGGAGGTCCGGCTCCTTGTCGCGACGCACGAATGGCATAGTGGTCCTCGTGATCCGACTACCCGTCGCCCCGATAGCGCCCGGGCTGCGGTCATGATATGGCCTGGCACGGGCGGCACGCATGTATGGCTGGTATCAGCCGCTATTTCGCGAGCCCCAGATCGGTGAGCAGCGCGCGCAGCGTCGCTTGCTCCTTCTCGAGGAAAGCTTCGGAATCGTGACTGTCGAGATAGAACTCGCTCCAGAAATTCTTCTCCATGTCGCGCTTCCATTCATCGGTGGCGATGAGCTGCGTGGAATTCGCGCTGTTCTTCGTGGACTTCTGGTTCCAGCTCGCACGCTGGATCGACAGCACGATTCTCGATGCGCTCTACGCTTGAGTTTCAGCTGGAATCGCCCGCACAGCAACTTAGCAGTGCGTTGAAAAGTACTGTTGGATGAGCACTGAAGTGGCCATATGACGCTTCGCGATAACACGAATCGGCGTGTCCAACGCTTCAGTCTGCCGTTTTGGCAGTCCTCGAAACGGTGGTTCGGCGTTGCTGGGCATACATCGGGCGCACCTGCCGTGTGGTTCATCCGGAGGAAGCCATCAGTTTGGGCAGTCGACGCAAGTTGACCACTGTCATGGCCAAGGCAAATACTTGCTGCGCCCGATCCAGCCCGCGCTGCTTCACCTGGCGCAGCGTCCCCGTGTTGCTTAGCATCCCGAAGATCGTCTCGATGAGCTTGCGCACCACCTGGCTGATCTCGTAGCCGGGGTGGCGCGTGGTGCGCTGATCAATGGCACTGGCGCGGCGGGTGGTGTTTTGAGCAACGTGCGGGGTGATGCCCAGCTCACGGCAGGCTTCGATGAAGTCGGCGCTGTCGTAGGCCTTGTCCGCACCAACGGTCTTGCGGTGCCGCTGGCTTGGGTGAGCCTATGGTCGACCACCAGGGCGTTGCTGCGGGCCGAGAGCAGGTGCATGGCCATCTGTGTATATCACCTTTCTTGAAGGCCGATATACACCAAAATATACACAAATGCGGCAGATTGGGCTAGCTGCTGTCAGAACACGAAAGAACAATAACTGTTTACCGTCAATGAACTACACAACCACCGTGGAACACGGTGGAGTTCGATGGACGCTAATCGTAGTTGTCGAGCATCAGCAGCATGTCGTCGTCACCCGTTTGCCCATACCACACTCTGACTGCGAACAAGCGCCATGGTGCCCGCGCATATGCCCGGCCAAGGAGGTCAATTATCCAGACAACCTGCGCGCAATCCAAGTTGCCCGCGGCAAGCCGGGCGGCCGCCGCCCCTATCGAAGACTCGTGACAGACTCATGCGGCGCGATGGGGGGCAAACATTGAAACGCTTCAGCACAATCCCGAGCAGTAGAACAGAGACGAGACAGCAGTTCCGACCACCTGTGATAGCATTTGCCCGGCTTTCCGTCATCGCCCCCGGCACGAGTTTCGGCTCGCCAACCCGAAGGGAAACAAAGGTCGCCGCGCGCAAACCTTGCACTGAAGACAATGGCAACCTCGTCCCCGGAGACTTTGCTCTCGAAAAAATCCATCGTCCCGCGCGATCGGCTGATCTTCCCGCTCGATGTTCCGACCAACGAAGAAGCCATGGCTCTCGTGGCCCGGCTTGGCGACTCGGTCGCCTTCTACAAGGTCGGTCTCGAGTTGATCATCGGGGGCCGTTACCTGGAAGTCGTCGACTTTCTCGTACGCAGCAACAAGAAAGTCATGCTGGATGGCAAGTTCTTCGATGTTCCGGAAACCGTCAAGGCAGCTGTGCGTCAGGCCAGCAAGCACGCCATAACGTTCGTTACGGTTCACGCCAACGACGCAATGCTCGAGGCCGCCGTCGAGGTCAAAGGCGACATGCAAATACTGGCGGTGACCGTGCTTACGAGCCTGGACGACGGCGACTTGAAGGACCTCGGATTTCAGTGTGACGCTGTTACCTTGGTGCTGTCGCGAGCTCGCCGGGCATTGCAGATCGGATGTGACGGCGTGGTTTCGTCAGGATTGGAAGCCCCCGGTCTTCGCGACCACTGCGGCGACAAGTTCGTCATCGTCACCCCCGGAATTCGTCCCGTCAAAAACGTCGATGATCAGAAGCGCACGGTCGATGTCGATGAAGCGTTTCGCAATGGCGCCGATTACATCGTCGTCGGCAGGCCGATTCGTAACGCTCCCGATCCCAAGGCGGCGGCCGAGAACGTGCAGAAGCGTATCGCCGCGCTGTTTCCCAGCTAGTACATCGCCCCATTCGCTATGGTCGCGCCCGGACATCCGGATTGACCATGTGGATCGGCTCGCCGTCGATATAGGCGAGCACCTGCTGAAAAATGTCGCGGAAGGCGACTTCCATTTCGTCGCGGGTGACGTAGCCGATATGCGGTGTGCATACCACGTTGTCCGTGGTAAGCAGCGGATGGCTCGGGTCGCGCACCGGCTCCTGGTCGAAGACATCCATGGCGGCCATCCCGGGCCGCCCCGAGCGCAGGGCTGACGCGAGCGCCCCGGGCCCGATGAGGCCGGCGCGGCTGGTATTGACGATGAGCGCGTCCGGTTTCATGCGCCGCAGGTCTTCTTCGGTGACGATGCCGCGGGTCGCATCGACCAGCCGCATGTGCAGCGAGACGATGTCGCAGTGCTCGAAAAACTCCTCCTTGCTCGCGGCGACGTCCCAGCCTTCCTTGCTCGCCCGCTCGCGCGAAGCTTCTCGCGCCCAGACGAGCACCTTCATGCCGAAGGCGCGCGCGTATCCGGCCACCGCGCCGCCGATGCGTCCCCAGCCGTAGATGCCGAGCGTCTTGCCACGCACCGTGCGCCCGACGCCGCATTGCCAGTTGCCCGCGCGCAGCGATGCCATCTGCTGCGGAATCTGGCGCATGGCAGCAAGGACGAGCGCCCAGGTCAGCTCCGCGGTCGCGTACGACGGCGTGCCCGCATGCATGTTCGAGCAAACCAGCACGCCGCGTTCGGTACACGCCTCGATATCGATATGCGGCCAGACGCTGCGCTGGCTGATGAGCCGCAGCCGCGGCAGCCGCTCGATGAGCGGCCGGCGGATCTGCGTGCGCTCGCGGATGAGCACCAGCACTTCGGTGTCTTGCAGCCGCTCAGCCAGCCGGTCGACCTCCTGCACGTGATCGTTCCAGATGGTCATCTGGTGGCCGTCGAGCATGCGATAGCAATCGAGGGTGCGCACCGTATCGTGATAGTCGTCGAGTATGGTGATGTTCATGTCGTTCTCCATGTTCAGGCGTCGACCTCGACGCGCCATTCAGCAGCGGCAAACGGCTCGCCTCGCTGCCGGGTATCCCGACGATTGCCGAGACAACCGGAAAGCCGATCGATATTTCGCTTTGGCTGGGCACCTTCGCGCCTGCCGCAACGCCTGCGGCGATCATCCAACGGCTCAACGCCGAGATTAACAAGGCGCTCGCGCTTCCGGCCACGCGGCAGCGGATGCAAGCAGTCGGTGCGGAAGCGGTGGGGGGCACGCCGCAAAAGCTGGCCGAACTGGTCGATTCCGAGATCGAGCGCTGGACCCGGACGATCAAGCCCATCATGCGCGCGAAATAACCGAGGCCGACCCACCTTCGGAAGTCGCAACTCCGCCAGGAGTAACCGTACCCGACAAAGCCGGGGGTTCCTGCTCTTGGCCAAGCACTACCGGAACGTAATCCCCGGGCTCAATCGAAACGCGTATCGAGCCCGCTTTGCGCCATCTCGGCCGCGCGCAGCAGCGCCCGCGCCTTGTTCTCGGTCTCGGTCCATTCGCTTTCGGCGACCGAATCGGCGACGATGCCAGCGCCTGCCTGCACCAGCAGCCGCCCATCCTTCACCAGCCCGGTGCGGATCGCGATCGCCACATCCATGTCGCCCGAGAAGCTCAAGTAGCCCACGGCGCCGGCATAGATGCCGCGTTTGCTCGGCTCCAGCTCGTCGATGATCTCCATCGCCCGCACCTTCGGCGCACCCGACACCGTCCCGGCGGGAAACGACGCCCGCAGCACGTCCATCGCGCTCATCCCGGGTCGCAGCTTCCCTTCGACGTTGGACACGATGTGCATGACGTGCGAATAGTGCTCGATGCCCATGTTCTCGGTCACGTGCACGGTGCCGAGCTGGGCGATGCGCCCCACGTCGTTGCGTCCCAGGTCCATCAGCATGACGTGCTCGGCGCGTTCCTTCGGATCCGCGAGCAGGTCGGCGGCGAGGCGTGCATCCTCTTCACGCGTGGCGCCGCGCGGGCGGGTGCCGGCGATCGGCCGTACCGTCACGGTGTCGCCTTCGAGCCGCACCAGGATCTCCGGCGAGGCGCCCACGATCTGGTAGCCGCCGAAGTCCAGGTAGAACATGTAGGGAGACGGATTGAGCGCGCGCAACGCCCGGTAGAGCGCGAGCGGCGAGGCGTCGAACGGCTGGCTCATGCGCTGCGAGAGCACCACCTGCATGATGTCGCCGTCGACGATGTAGCGCTTGGCCCGCTCCACCGCGGCGATGAATCCTGCGCGCGCGAATTCGCTGCTCGGATCGGCTGGCGGTCGAGGCCGCTCGGCGGGAATCGCAACGGGCTGGCGCAGCTTGTGCACCAGCTCGGCCAGCCGCGCGCGTCCGCGTTCGTAGGCATCGGGCTGCGCCGGATCGACGTAGACGATGAAATAAAGCTTGCCCTTGAGATTGTCGACCACCGCAACCTCGGTCGATGCGAGCAGCACGATGTCGGGCGTGTCCACGCTGTCCGGCTTGCGGGTCTGGGCGAGCCTGCGCTCGAAGTAGCGCACGCAGTCGTAGCCGAAGCAACCGACCAGCCCGCCGCAGAACCGGGGCAGGGTTTCGGGCACGAACACATTGAAGCGATTGCGATAGGCGGCGACGAATTCGAGCGGATCGTCGAGCTCGCGGCGCTCGACGACTTCGCCGTCGCGGATCTCGACGCATTCGCGCCCGCGCACTTCGATCCGGTTACCGGTCGGCAGGCCGATGAACGAATAGCGGCCGAAGCGCTCGCCCCCCTGCACCGATTCGAGCAGATAGCTGTTCGGCGCGTTGGCGAGCTTGAGATAGACGGAAAGCGGCGTATCGAGATCGGCGAAGGTCTCGACGGTGAGTGGAATGCGGTTATAGCCCCGGGCGGCGAGCGCCCGGAATTCGGACTCGGTCATGGCATCCTCGCGGAAAGTGTCGGTTCAAGCGCCCGGGCCGCAAGGCCGCGGGTGCGCACGGGCAACGTTCGAGCCATGGCACCATCGCCATCGCCTCGCGTCGCCTGCCGACACCGTCCCGAGAATCATGAATGAAGCTTCCGTACGAGAGCCGCTGCTTCGATGAGAGAAGGCACTATAGCATCCACATCCAGGGAGCGTACATCGTGGCCTTCGTTATAGCCGTAGCTGACGCAAAACACCGGGCAGCCCGCGGCGCGCGCCGCCTGGGCGTCGTTGATCGAATCGCCGATCATCAGCATCTGCGCCGGTTGCACCTGCATGCGCGCGGCCGCGTGCGTGAGCGGCTGAGGATCGGGTTTCTTCTGCGGCAGCGTATCGCCGCACACGACCACCGGGAAATAACGCGCGAATCCGATGCGCTCGAGCAACGGCGCGGTGAAGCGAGATGACTTGTTGGTGATACAGGCCAGCGGCAGGCCCGCCCGGGTCAGCGCATCCAGTCCCTCGCGCACCCCCGGATAGATCGTGGTGGTATCGCCGTTCACGCGCTCGTAATTGGCCTCGTACACCGGCATGGCTTTCGCCACCAATGCCTGGTCGGGCTCGGCTTCGAGCGCTGCGCGCAAGGAGCGCTCGACCAGGTTGGAGATGCCTTTGCCGACGAAGGTGCGCACCAGTTCGAGCTCGAGCTTCGGCAACCGCAGTTCGCCCAGGGTGCGATTGACCGCGGCACAGAGATCCTCGATCGTATCGAGCATGGTGCCGTCCAGGTCGATGGCAACAGCCCGGACAGCGAGCGGAAATTCGACCGCGCTCACGGCCCGACGCTCGCGCTTGCGCTGGCGCACGCACGATCGAGCTCCGCGCGCATCGCGCTGATAGTGGCCGCGTAGTCGTCGGCGCCGAAGATCGCCGTGCCGGCGACGAAGGTGTCGGCGCCGGCGAGCCCGATCTCGCCGATATTGTCGACCTTCACGCCGCCGTCGACCTCCAGCCAGATGTCGCGCCCGCTACGCTCGATGCGCCGGCGCGCCTCGCGCAACTTGTCGAGCGCCTGAGGGATGAACTGCTGGCCGCCGAAGCCGGGGTTGACCGACATGATGAGAATCAGATCCACCTTGTCCATGACGTGATCGAGATACACGAGCGGTGTCGCCGGGTTGAATACCAGGCCCGCCTTGCAGCCGTGGCTGCGGATCAAGGCGAGCGTTCGGTCGATATGCTCGGAAGCTTCCGGATGGAAGGATATGACGTTGGCACCGGCGTGGGCGAAATCGGGGACGATACGATCCACCGGCTTCACCATCAGATGCACGTCGATCGGCGCCTCGACCAGCGGCCGAATGGCGGCGCACACGACCGGACCGACCGTCAGATTGGGCACGTAGTGGTTGTCCATCACGTCGAAATGAATGATATCGGCGCCGGCCGCGACCACCCGTTCGACCTCGTCGCCCAGATGCGCGAAGTCGGCGGAGAGAATGCTCGGTGCGATTCGAAACGTTCGTGCCATGGCAGTCCTTGCGCCGAAGAGACTCGCCGCCAAAGACAATGGGGTCGTGCGAATGATGGCCCGATTCTAACCTAGCGTCCTGAGTCCAGGTTCGTCGCAGAAATCTCGAACGTCTGCCCTGAGGCCAAGCGGGCAAAAGTGTCGAAATCGGCGCCAGACGCGGAACGCGACACCACAGCCAGGTTGGACACCTGGCGAGGATTCGCGACAATGTATGGCGTCGATTCTCGGCATCTTTTGCGCGGCGAATTTCGGACTCAGGACGCTAGGGTCGTCGTCGTTGCGGTTCGCCGTGCGGCGAGGCTCTTCGTCGGTGCTACGGACAGGCGCCCGGGACGGGCGGGATGGCTTGCCATCGATTCCGATTTGGAGTGCAATACCTCGATGAGTGAGCCCGGCAAGTACGACATTCGCGTGAACGCGCGCACGACCTATCTGGCGAATCAGTCCGACGAAGCGGCCGGGCGCTACGTGTTCGCATACACCATCACCATCACCAACGCAGGTACGGTTGCGGCGCAATTGGTCAGCCGCCATTGGATCATCACCGACGCAAACGAAAAGGTGCAGGAAGTGCGCGGGCTGG
Above is a genomic segment from Betaproteobacteria bacterium containing:
- a CDS encoding D-2-hydroxyacid dehydrogenase family protein gives rise to the protein MNITILDDYHDTVRTLDCYRMLDGHQMTIWNDHVQEVDRLAERLQDTEVLVLIRERTQIRRPLIERLPRLRLISQRSVWPHIDIEACTERGVLVCSNMHAGTPSYATAELTWALVLAAMRQIPQQMASLRAGNWQCGVGRTVRGKTLGIYGWGRIGGAVAGYARAFGMKVLVWAREASRERASKEGWDVAASKEEFFEHCDIVSLHMRLVDATRGIVTEEDLRRMKPDALIVNTSRAGLIGPGALASALRSGRPGMAAMDVFDQEPVRDPSHPLLTTDNVVCTPHIGYVTRDEMEVAFRDIFQQVLAYIDGEPIHMVNPDVRARP
- a CDS encoding tripartite tricarboxylate transporter substrate binding protein, producing MLGAVMFRTSTMLVVLLSAAIALANGAAATDSFPSQPIRLISPFAAGGGNDTISRALAQAMARNLGQGVVVENRPGANTIIGMEYLAKSSPDGYSLIMTSSSLALNAALYPKLPYDSARAFAPVALVASSPLIVVVHPSLPVKSVRDLIAIAKAKPGQLFYPVSGVGNISHLAGELFNLLAGVKLVSVPYKGSGPGLNDLLGGRLFVGFNSALSTLPHIRSGRLRGIAVTAAARSPGLPDLPTVAESGVPGYEATTWYGVLAPAGTPKRVVHRLSSEIGRALESAEVNATLTAQGLDLAGSTPEQFATFISSEMVKWEEVVKATGIALQQGRAQRDAPKALAPEPHGAARHGTHEPDSRDSTPRRHRMGRLAAKQDSRVYEEGDRQLDSLRSKYSEDAQPMTLLDAWHYRSACLERVRP
- a CDS encoding alpha/beta fold hydrolase; translated protein: MRAARARPYHDRSPGAIGATGSRITRTTMPFVRRDKEPDLHYEIDDYTDPWANAPYILLQHGFGRSSKFWYRCVPYLARFYRVIRPDLRGFGQSAPSTDPPDEFTIETAVRDFEAVLDAVGVESVHYCGESLGGILGMVIAAERPKRVRTLTLISSRVKLNQASQERYRFGQESWEDALVKLGARGYSEAKNTSDRFGPGTDPGLMKWFVQQQGSSRIESLVAVQRLARTIDTTPYLPRIEAPVLTIYPSKGPITTPDQEDLLRRHVRNLRLAHLPSEYHNLHLTQPAACAMHLLHFVAEHDGIACWEP
- a CDS encoding tripartite tricarboxylate transporter substrate binding protein is translated as MGRHPFLRMIHGSRWRRRLVTLNNYRSRWRSRGTVLLSALALGTAGAALAQDYPTKPIRFLVGVAPGGGTDFMARLVAQKLNEAWGQPVVVDNRIGATGLIAMEMLAKSAPDGYTVIVFNVGHMMSAHLARKVSFDPVKDFAPVSLMANGTSMLGLHPSIPARSVREFVAHAKAHPGKLSYASGGIGGIQHLATELLKREAGIDVVHVPYKGSGPGTVALLSGQVQMFLTNALALLPHTKSGKVNGLAVTGDKRMKAAPDIPTFAEAGYPTVDISLWQGMFAPAGTPNAVIDKLSSTIAAQVRTPEVTRVLEAQGAEPAGSTAAEFGRFVQKERERWLQVVRDAKITAN
- a CDS encoding anthranilate synthase component I — its product is MTESEFRALAARGYNRIPLTVETFADLDTPLSVYLKLANAPNSYLLESVQGGERFGRYSFIGLPTGNRIEVRGRECVEIRDGEVVERRELDDPLEFVAAYRNRFNVFVPETLPRFCGGLVGCFGYDCVRYFERRLAQTRKPDSVDTPDIVLLASTEVAVVDNLKGKLYFIVYVDPAQPDAYERGRARLAELVHKLRQPVAIPAERPRPPADPSSEFARAGFIAAVERAKRYIVDGDIMQVVLSQRMSQPFDASPLALYRALRALNPSPYMFYLDFGGYQIVGASPEILVRLEGDTVTVRPIAGTRPRGATREEDARLAADLLADPKERAEHVMLMDLGRNDVGRIAQLGTVHVTENMGIEHYSHVMHIVSNVEGKLRPGMSAMDVLRASFPAGTVSGAPKVRAMEIIDELEPSKRGIYAGAVGYLSFSGDMDVAIAIRTGLVKDGRLLVQAGAGIVADSVAESEWTETENKARALLRAAEMAQSGLDTRFD
- a CDS encoding alpha/beta fold hydrolase; its protein translation is MPFVHRPGQPDIHYALDDFTDPWRNAPYLFLQHGFGRSGRFWYSWVPYLARWFKIVRPDVRGLGQSSAGFDLEREFTLENCISDLVAIIDHLGAESVHYCGESMGGILGMVLAGTHASQIRTLTLVSTPVHLNENTRNTYALGHGSESEAQKAIGMKAWVAATNRTTRFPPDADPQLLEWYEQEFARNDPEVQRAMSRVMHAASVLPYLARIEAPVLGLYPSAGPITTEEQQAMLRTHIRRLTLIHLRSEFHKIQLMFPRTCATHLLHFAAAHDGFACHEA
- a CDS encoding tripartite tricarboxylate transporter substrate binding protein, yielding MGTSMCAFRRFASAGAALANASVLFVSTAGLLASMSHITCAATPTQTQNYPARPTRLIIPYPPGGPRDIQARLLGPRLSEVWGQSLVIDNRAGASGIIGTALAAKAQPDGYTLVMISSGFATAPSLYAKVPFDPLRDFTAVAPLTSGPGLLIVNDALPVRSVKELIAYAHAHPGQLNYGSAGNGVPSHLSVELFKMMTGTSLTHVPYKGMAPAINDLLGGQIQVSLPTIPAALPHVQAGRVRALGVSGVKRSPAAPQVPAIAEAGIPGYVSTNWYGIVAPAGTPSAIVSKLNGEITRTLTLPEVRTKLLAVGMEVQTGSPTAFEAFLAAEVAKWAKVVKATGVRLD
- the pyrF gene encoding orotidine-5'-phosphate decarboxylase, with the protein product MATSSPETLLSKKSIVPRDRLIFPLDVPTNEEAMALVARLGDSVAFYKVGLELIIGGRYLEVVDFLVRSNKKVMLDGKFFDVPETVKAAVRQASKHAITFVTVHANDAMLEAAVEVKGDMQILAVTVLTSLDDGDLKDLGFQCDAVTLVLSRARRALQIGCDGVVSSGLEAPGLRDHCGDKFVIVTPGIRPVKNVDDQKRTVDVDEAFRNGADYIVVGRPIRNAPDPKAAAENVQKRIAALFPS